DNA sequence from the Sulfurimonas sp. HSL3-1 genome:
ATCGAATCAACGATGAAGAGTTTGCCTTCTGCCGCCAGAGCGTCAAGGGCAAAGTTCAGCGCAAGCTTCTTCTGCTTCTTGTTGACTTTCTGGTCGTAGTTACGGCCTGTGTTCGGACCGTGAACGACGGCACCACCGACCCATACAGGTGAACGGCGTGAACCGGCACGTGCACCACCGCGGCCCTTCTGTGCCCACGGCTTCTTACCGCCGCCGCGCATCTCGGAACGAGTCTTCGCAGAAGCTGTATCGGCACGCAGACCTGCCTGGTATGCTTTCACATACAGGTAGAGGTTGTGCGGATTGATACCTGAAAAGCTTTCCGGCAGTGCGAGCTCGGATGCTTTTTCAAAATTTTCATTCAATACGATAGCGCTCATTTAACAACCTTTACACGACCCATTGCACCGTTTGCGCCCGGGATGGAACCCGCGACGACGAGGATGCCGTTT
Encoded proteins:
- the rplD gene encoding 50S ribosomal protein L4 — encoded protein: MSAIVLNENFEKASELALPESFSGINPHNLYLYVKAYQAGLRADTASAKTRSEMRGGGKKPWAQKGRGGARAGSRRSPVWVGGAVVHGPNTGRNYDQKVNKKQKKLALNFALDALAAEGKLFIVDSIEIASGKTKDAKAMFDKLGVRDALLVKSIVDENTFLAFRNIQSTYLVEENELNAFLASAYRAVVIEKAVWENLTKES